From the genome of Prinia subflava isolate CZ2003 ecotype Zambia chromosome 12, Cam_Psub_1.2, whole genome shotgun sequence:
CATGCTATTACTACACATGGCTTTTAACCAAGCAAATTTAAAAGCAACGCAAATAAGAATAAAGCCAAACACTGAGCCAGCGGGCCCCAAAAGATTTTTGATTCCTCTGTTAAGAATCCCACAATTTCCTTTAGCACATCTGCTTCCCCTCCAAAAGAGCTGGACAAGAGATGCACAGAACTGCAAAGCCTGTCCGTAAACACTTTCCTTAAAGCTTTTTGCAGCTActagaaacattaaaataccAACACCAACATTACTGCTGACCTAGGGCTGACAGTGGTGCCTCTTCACCTGACTGCACGACACAGGTAACAGCACAAACCAGACCACGCTGGGAGGTGTGACTGTCATGACTCACCCGGGGAAAAGTTTAAGCAGAGCTGGTGCACAGAGAACTCAACTGCTGGTCACTAACGAGCTCCTAACAAACAGTCCCTATGTCCACACTGCTCATTAATTATCTCTGGGATCTCTTGTGAGACAATACCCACGTTCGGTTTCCACAGGTGCTTCAGAGACTTGCAAGAAACCACCTCTGTGTTTACgagcttttaaaatacagttgtTTCCCTGACCAGCATAGAAATGAACACAACAGATTCTTCAAGTGTACACCACTGGTTTTTAAAGATCTGTCTCTGGGTGTTTAATCATCCCAAATGACAGATTCTACTAAGCATGTGTTGACCTTCAGATTTcttgacaggaaaaaaaatctaattaagCCAGCaaacagctgggaaaagctCTCGACTCCCAAAACTTCAAGCAGCCATACAGGGAGGAATCTCCATACTTTATTGAGCCTGCCAGTTCTCCTGCCACTCTTGCACCCCAGTGTGTAGGAAAACAATCTCACATCTCCTAATTACCATGTCAACTCCTACAAAAACATAAGACAAATGTTTAATAGATTCTTGCTCCTTGTCAGAAACAATGTACTTCAGGGATGTCCTCTTGAACAACAAATTGCTCCAGCACTCTAAACTGAGCAAACAAAGGAGAAGGTAAACCAGAAATCCTTTGGATTGTTTTCAACAGGCAGTACACTCCATTAGAACAACTACCCTTGTTGTGTCTGCTCATTCTGGCAGATGTGCTAGCTCTCTCTGCATTACACAGGGTTCCTCTTCcctggaaaagaagaaacaccctgaaaaaatcccaaagaaatgGCTGATACAGAAACTGGCCAAACATACGAGTTAGCAGTCTGAAAAGTCGTGCCAGTTGCTACTTAAAAGATCATTACATAGTGAAGTTACAATCAGTGTTGTAGCATTACTACCAGGAGCAATACTTCAGATGACAAACTGAAAAACGTACAGGAGGACTAAGTTCAGAAATCATGTAATAACAAAAACCAGTACAGCTGAgtaattttgtgtttttaaaatggaagtaTTTTCCTATTGCAGTAATGGCTGCAATGGATCAGAGTAACAATGATAACTGActgattttctcattttagaCCAGAATGTCTGATGAAATTGGAAGGTGGGGTGGAAGGCAAGTTTCACCCCTTATTCAAATAAAGGTTGAAGGCTTAATTCAGTTCCCCCACAGcatcagctctgctcaggctgaCTCCATCAGGTCCCTTGTGGGCCGTAGGCAAAGACAAATAAGCAGAGCTTGGGTGAGAATGAGACATGGAATAATTCTGTCAGTGCTGAACAAAGGGAAGGCTTCTTACAGATGAAGGAAACACTTGGAAAACTTGTGAAATTATACGGCATTTTCACAACTGAGGTTCAATTACAATCCTACTGTGGATTTAAGCCTAAATCCTAGAATTCAACTGATTTTTAATCACTAAATTAAGGAGTTCTTGATATTGAACTGCTCTTAATGCTTACTGCAGAGATCACggtatttcctttcctttttaaaagtgacctccattaaaatttttcatttatgcAGATTAGTGGTTGGTTTGCACTACAAGGAGGCAGCTTTTTCAAGCTTTCCTTCCTAAGTTATGTAGCTCCTGAAAGCATCCTGACTGGGTCAAAAACTTACATATCACATAATATAATTATCAGTATTAACGTATTCTTTGGAAGGGCTACAATCTTTTATTTAATTGCTCTTTAACAGCCATCATCCAGAGATCTAAAAAACTGGCTTCATTAAAGGCTTAGGGAAGAGCCATCCCCGTAACAGCTTTGCATCATTCAGCTATGATGGCTTGAAATTAAAGTAAATCCTCTTCACTGAGCACACTTGCTTATTTCTACACTTCAGAATATCTGTCACACGCAAATCTCTTTACATCATGTGACAATTCTATATGTAAAGTCTTTAATGACCattaaatacagtatttcaaCACAATTCTTTCACTGAACATTAATGCTCTTGTAAGTCTCTGCAGCCCAATTCAGGTTCCAGGAAAGTCACCACGATAAATCCTAGGGACGTTGAGAACCAGAGAGAATCTCAGGTAGGAAGGGACACAttgtgtccagctctgctcctcgCAGGAGTCCAGGAGCACTGTGCACACACTCCCGGAGCTCTGGCACACTTGGTGCCactaccacttccctggggagcctgttccacgCCTGGCTGccctctgggggaagagccTTGTaccaatgtccaacctgaacttCCCGATAGCTTCACTCCATTTCCTGTGTCCTAAATACAGATCTGAACATTTACATTTACGTTTTGCTGAAGCACCTATGAGATTCTCTTGTTAACtggttaaaaaaatcaaagcttgAATCCCCTCTGCCTCCTTAAAACGTGGCTGAAGAGTAACTCCTGTCAACAGGGGTATAATATAAATTTATGCTCGTGGTTGCTCAGTGCCTGCCAAAGTTCACTCAGTTCAGGGTTAACCCTCCCCAAAGCAACACCAGAGTCAGGGCATCCTCAGCACTTCAcacctgctcctccctgctcaaCCCTTGCCGCCACAAATCACGTTAGCAGATTTTCAGAGTTTCCTAAGTCCTTATGTAATGCCACTGTGggtttttccttgtgtttcatAGGTGTCCCTGAAAGGAGAGCCTGTCCTTGCCACCAGCCCGATACCAACTCAGCTGCTGTGACAGTATTGACTTTTCAGGACTAACTGAAGggcaaataaatgcattttttttgccACCCAAATCAGTTGAACTCTCTCTgaaggcagagaaaggaaatcCATGTCTAAGCAGATCTACTTTGACACAGTTACTCCAAGAAGAGATACAGTGTAGAACTCCTAACTTTTTGGTAATGTTTTCAGTGAATAAGGACTCCCATGTATGGTTTAGCTCTccaagcttttttctttttttttttttacatgaccTCCACgtttaaactgcatttttttagatgagaaattctgtattttaatatttttaaacaattttaatGAATACCAATTCTATTCTGAGATGTAGACAAGAAAACATAGGACTCCATAGGAGCTGGAAAGCCTTTTTAAAGGTTGTACAGAATGACTTAAGATGCTCCCAgacaattttttcctttccttaggGTTGTCCAGTCAGCAAGGGGAGACCCTGTACATTCATCTCATTAGGGTATATAAAATATCACCAAACTAAATGTAACATACTCCTAACAAATGCAATCAGCTATTACCATCTGgatattgtaaatattttatctattttaaagcaaaaagcCTTAAATAAACGAGATCAACACTCAAGCCCAGAAGTTCACTTTGAGATACCTAAAGCACTGACACCAACGTTTGTTAGAATTTCGTATTTTTGAGGGAAATGGCCACAACCtcaaaacaagacagaaataCAAGTTAATAAAACCAGCTTTTCTTGGGGAAGGCTTTGCTTACAATGcatgaacaagaaaaaaattattaaaaaggcCCGAAGGTCTTGGGAAAGTGATTCAGTACAAAAACGAGGACTTCAGTGTTTCATGGAATAATACTTATACCAGCAACAGAAGTTTCAATTTCTAGTATTTCCACAGATGTTTAAGACAGACCAAAGGtcaaataataatattttaattcagaagGATACAGCTGTACTGTTGCTTCTCATTTaagattagattttttttctgccacaaTTGCAAATTTATACCCTTGTAATCCACAGGTCTGTCTTTAATTTTAGTTTCATTAAGATATACCTATAATGGCCGTGAGAGAACAACCACAAGAGAAGCTACAGAACTACAattaaacccaaacaaaattctAAGTTTGCATGGAAATGAAACAGGTCTAGATCAGAAATTCTCCTGATTGCCTGATTAAACTTTGCCATTATTTTCTCTCGTTACAGATCCATGCCATTCCGCTCTGAACCCTAGATGAACTGAGCACTCATCACTCTCCCACCACTCCGCTGCCCTTCCTGTGCTTTGTGCTGACTCCTACACTTATCTGGAAACCCTCCGTGCACCTCGAGCATCAGCAGAACCGGGACACGCTTTTCCTGCTCAGTTGctctgtgtttttttgtttaagaCACTTAAAACACGACACGGTGGGTGCAGTCCTAGGGCCTGTCTCCCACCACGACTCTCCTCCACCATGACCCGAACGCACAGCTCCATGAGTATTCCACACGGAGAACATCCACGGCTCCGGTGCGACTctcccggggccgggggcagctCAGCGCGGACCGCTCGGTGCTGCGGCTCCCCGAGGGGCTGCCGCGGAGGGGACCGGGAGCTCCTGCCCCGTTCCCCCGGTGCCGGGAACGCCGGGCGGCCCCGCCAGTGCCCCGCGGCTTCGCCCCGTCCGCAGGCCGCTGTCAGCCGCACCcgagcccggccccgcgcccgcacCAGGCCCGGCCGCCGCTCCAAGGCCCGGGCCCGACTCTCGTTCCTGGGCCCGGCTCCCGCACCCGGGCCGGCTCCAGCtcccgggcccgggcccgggccTGGCTTCCCGCTCCCGCTGCCCGGCCCTGCTCCCGCCGTCATTTCGGAGCCGCCACCAAATGGCTGCCCGGctccccgggccggccccgcggccTGGCGGGGCCCGCCGGGCGCCGACACCCCTGCGGTCCCCGAGGGGCCGCAAGGGACGGGCTCAGCCCGACACCGCTCCCGCCCGGCTCCCGCAGCGCcgggaggcagaggaaggaccGGGGTGGGGGATGTgggggggggcgggcggggcccCGGCGGGTCAGCGCGTCCCCCgcggcggccgcccccgcccAGCGCAGCCCGGCCCGACCCGAGCGGTGCGGTCCGGTCCGGTCCGTACCTGCtgggcgggggcggcggccggAGCGCGGTCGGGCGGTGCCGGCCTCACGCGCCATGGGGCGGGCGCGCGGCCCGGCGGAGGCAGCGGCGGGAGCCCCGGCGGCGCCGCCTCATCGCGCTGACAGCGGCACCGCCGCCACGCCCCGCCACGCCGCTCTCGCGAGACCCGCGCGCCGCCCGCCCACGTGACCGCGCggagggcgggcgggcgggaggGAGTTACCATAGAGACGGCGGTGCGGGCCGCACGGGCCTCGCCGCCAGGGGGAAGCGGGGATCATAGAGACGGCGTGACAGAGCGGCCGCCAGCGCCACCAGCGCCCCCTTGTGGCGCGCCTCGGCCAGAGCCGCCTCAGCGATTCCTCGGTGCGCAGCATTCGCCTCTGGCGTAGATTAATTGTCCTTTTGAATTTTAATCGGTAACTTTCACCTCTAGTGCCAATTATCTATTATCGTTCCAAATTGCAATTGATGACATTTTTATTGCTAGTGctggggaggaagaggggaTTGGAGGCGCCCTCTGGCCCGTGTCGGCTGTCCCGGAGCCGCCTCATGAGGGCCGGCGGGGCCCGCTGAGGTGTGGGGAGCGCTGGcgctgctgccccagcacccGGAGCAACACCGGGAGCTGCAGCCGCTTCTCCGGTCACGCAGAAATAACACAGCCTTAGCCACGgcggggcagagctgggactcCTGAGGGGGAAGAATTCATGGCACGAGTGGGTCAGACAGACCCCtctgaaggacagaaaaacGCGTTACTAAATGACCGCCACCGAAACACCGTGTTTTGCTTACAACATCTTGTTTACTCAACACAGCAAGCCAAAATACTAACTGTTAAGGTATGCACAGACTATTAACTGTGATTAGAAAAAACGAGATTTGTTTCTGACATAACGCCTTGTTTGCATTTCATTTATTGTGTTATGACAGGACATGGTTACGTGTAGGGACAGGGGAGAGGAAACACCTCTACGGTGAACATGTGCACAAGACCAGAGTTTGTTCACAAAGCTTACTGAGACACTGCAGCCACTGAACAGAACATGCTGGTGGCCTGTCACACAACACAACTCCCTCTCATGGTTACATGCACGACCAAAATAACCCGGAACCTCCTCCCACAGAAGATACACTTGAAAAGATCAGTCTGTTTCCCCTTTGGCACACAGGGGAGTGCTCATGAGGGAAATACCCACGCATACACCTGACCACGCCTGTAACAAGTAGCAACAGGACAGTGCACGGTACACATTGTACACACCCAACCCCTCACGTAGCTGATCGATAAAACCCCAAACGGGCTGGTGCACTCACAGACACAGGGAAGGAAAGTGAACTGACATCAAAAACTATTGTCTTAGATTTTAGAGCCAGCCAGATTCTGAAGCATTTGGGCCAGACTTCTGGAGTCAGAGAACTTGGAGCTGCACTTCTGAAACTCGAAGGAAAGTGTGATACAGACAGGAGTAAGAACTACTGCTTTTTGCTAGTTGTAAGTACCATTGTCTCATATTAACAACTAAAATGACTCTTTATTCATATCACGTTAAGTGGAAGAAACATGTACCAGCCAAAGACACAGACTGCATCACAGGGCACTCGATGCTCATGATGAAACTAAAATGACCTTTGACAAAGCACAAACACACTTCTGCAAACACACATCGTTACTGTGTTACTGTGTCACAGAATCAGGGTATGACACCTCTATGTCTAAGCCATTGTTAGTCAGACAGAAATGcctgtttttcaaaagcagcattGAAACTGTGATTAACCAACAGCACACAGCTGAATTTACATGAGTGCATATAGCTAAGAGCTGcaaaaaaatgaaggcaaataTTATGCAACAAATAGGATTAAACTTATCAAATACAGGTCAAAAACATTGgtatgacagaaaaaaaccccagtattAGAAGAAAGAAGTTTATAAAAATTCAGAACTTGATAAAACTAAAAGCAAGTCCTTTTCATGGGACTGTCCAGTTACAAATAAACTGCAAGGCAAtactgtttgtttctttctcttttacaaATTCTTAATTTGCAAGACACAATTTGAAAAGTTCCTTGATTAGTTTCAGTTTGTTGTGTGTCCTTACATGTCACAGACTTGAGTATAAAAACACACCTTCTTTCTGTTGCAAGATCTAGCAAAGTTTGGGCAAGGAAGGAGATGATTTCACCATGACAGATCCAGGAACTGGATGGGAACAACTGACTTGCTGAATAAATACAAACACCCCCTTCCCTCAGCTGTTGCCACCAACACCACGGCTCAGGCTTCAGCTTATTGCAGTATCAGTAAAATTCTGAAAGTCAGCAGTGCCTGCTCTTGAAACAAGGAATATAAAACATCATTGGGGGACCAGGATATGCTCAGTATAATAGAAGAGAagcataaaataatttcccataTTTTGCAGTTTACTTTCAACTAGGAAACACCTTTTTTCACTGACAACAATAGCAACCTTAACAGAGCAGGTAGGTTTCCTGCTCCAAGGCCTGTCTTGGATCACCAGCCACCTCTTTGTGCTTCTCTCTCTTAGATGGGGATCTGGAACTGGAATTACATCTAGAATTTCACTAGCCAGAAGCTTTTTGTGGAGTCTGTCTCCACAATTGCCCAGCTATCAATCATAGTCTATTTTAACTTTTGTAATAGCGTTCAGGTTTGGCTTCTcgctgctgctccttccatgAACAGAAGTCAAATGCTTTTTAAGAGCAGACTTGTGTTTGAAGTCCATGTCACAGCAGTGGCACTTGTAGGGCCTGTCCCCGCTGTGGATGTTGAGGTGATCCTGGAGCGTGCTCTTGGCCGTGAAGGTCTTCAGGCACACCATGCACTGGAAGGGCCGGATCCCCATGTGCCCCCGGATGTGCCTGTTGAGATTCTTTTTTTGCGTAAATGTTTTCCCACATTGCAAACACAGGAAGAGTTTGTGCATTTTCAGATGTCTGAGATAGTTCTCGAGGTGCAGAAAGCCCCTTGGACACTTTGGACATTGGTGCCGCCATGAGCTGCCAGAATCCTCCAGGCTCTGGAAACTGTTCACCCCGCTAGAAGTTCCTTCTGGATTGTCACCGACAAAAGCCTGAAAGTGATTTCCTGGCATTTCTGTATTCCTGCTTTCAACTGTAGAGTTTATCAAGGAGTGCTGGGTTTCTGGGAAATATAAATTTGTTTTAGAGGAAGTGCAAGGCTGAGGAAAATGATCATTTTCTACATTCGCCACATTCATGGAATCCATTCTGAAGATACAAATTTCATCATCCTTATACCCGATTTCCACTGTTGATATTTCTGGGGATTTTGTGTCCTTCCTTTCCGACACCAAGCTCTGTGCTTCAGGGTGTGGGACATCCCCATCCTCCTGTTTCACGGGGTATTCTTCGTTCTCTGGGCTGTCCTCAGAGATCTCGATTATTTCACAGTCTTTATCTAAAACCTCATCCCCGCTCCTTAGTTCAGCATCCGAGGAATGGcagccctcagcagcctgggcaccgCTCTCCATGGAGGCGTCGATCTCCAAGTACTTGGACAAAGCCTCGGTGCACTTCTCCACAATGTGCACCATCTGCAGGTAACTGGCGGCCGTCAGGTacttcagcagctccttcctcttGACTTCCAGCGCGCCCGTGtagcaggacagcagcagcttcctgccCACCTCGGCGCTCTGCAGGATGGTGATCCGCACCTGCCTGGACTGGTTGAGCAGGAACTGGTCCCGCATGAAGGTGGAGCAGGCGGCGAAGATCACCTTGTGGCCCTGGAACTCGGTGTCGTTGATGTAGATGGACACGTCGCAGAAGAGGTTCTGCTGCCGCAGGAGGTTCATCTTTTGCAGCACGGCATCGCCCTGCTGCTCGAACTGGAAGTGCAGCACCTCCGAGTCCGCCGCCATGGCGGGACCCGCGGGCGCCGCCGGAGCGTCTCGCCGGGCGCAGCCCACCCCCGCCGCCGGCAGGACCCGCTGTCCCGGGGCTCCCGGGCTGCCCGCCGCCGGCCGCGATcccgctccgccccgctccCGGGCCGTTCCCCGCCGCGGtgccgctccgccgccggtgCCGCAGCGCCCCGGAACCGCTTCCCCGCCCGCCCCttccgcccgcccgcccccggtGCGCCGTGACCGCGGTGGAAATGAGAGGCGGCGGCAGACAGAGTTAGCAGCACGTTTATTAGAAGACTTGGCACTGCTACAGCGGCTGCCGCTGGGGGAAACCGCACCGGCACGGGGCGCGCCTCGCCCACCGTTCGGTAGAGGTAGCGACGTGTCCGGCCCCGTAAGGCATCCCGGGGAGCGGCTACCGGGGCTCCTCCTCGCCATCAGCCGGGACGCGCCGGGGGAACGGCGAACCGCGGCCCCGAACGCCGCCGGGACGAGCTGCTGGCTTCTTCACGGCCACGGGACATCGCCCGGCAGCCACCGACCCGCCTGCTTTGGTTCACACGTAGTGTAAGACTTTTGCCCAGTCAGTGAAGAGGTAGCTAATGCTCAGTCCATCGATTATACAATCTCAAAGGAAAGGCGTCCGTCCTGCCTTCTCACCCCTTACCAAGTCGGGAGGCACCACTATGTCCCcctctttgttttaaaaaattaacattttacaTGACTTTACAGTTCTCTCAACAGTTTAAGTTTGTACCACATTTTGATTCTCTCTCCTCACTTTTATTCCTCCCAGTGACTCCAAAACCATAATCAGCCCCACACAATTAATTTCTATGTTATTTCAACAAAAGTTCAGCGGCAGCTAAGTTTTGCCAAAAAGCTAGGGGAGAGAAAGACTGACACTTCAAATTCATCAGTTACTAACTTCCAAAACATgtcttctaaaagaaaaataaattaaggaaAGACTCATCCCTGATCTatgcaggaggctgcagcatgTGCTGCACGAACACATGCTACACAAGCTACCAACACGCAGAGAAGTGGTGAGCCCAAACCTCTGGCAAACCTAAATCCTAAAAATTCCTTCTtctatataatataaataaataaaatgccaacattaaaaaaaccctaatatATTGAGGagttattaaaatacttttgtaaTAGACTTCAGTTATTTTTAGGATATGCAGGAAGTTGTACAGCACATTAAGTTGTGAGACTATCCACTTACCAGCAAATGGTATTCTACACAGTAACACACATTATGATAACTGCCATAGTCCTCATCTGAATATGCAGCATCAGTAGCAACAACCAATGGATCTATCTTTCACTACTTGGGACATTGCAATGAAGACAACATTTTACATACATGGACAATTAAGTTCATCTTATTCTATAATTGAGCTGCCTCTGCATATTCCATTTATCATCATTCTCACTCCATTTAAATCTGTAATTCAGAGAAGCAGCATTAGCcagattttgcttttctaataCCTCTTCTATACTCTTCACTTGTCCTTCCATATGGGGGCAAATTTCAGATGAACTCTACCACCAGTGCACTTTGCATCGGCGTGTTgccctcagagctccagggTTCTGGAGTCACGCAGCCACCTCCTGCATAAATCTTTTGGTCTGCACCCTTTTGCCAGGCCAAAAGCACAGACATCAGTAAAAGTCACTTTTCATCCAACAGATGTGTccattttcagtgaagaaagtcttctgcatttctgcttctTCCTATTTATTTGTGCCATGC
Proteins encoded in this window:
- the ZBTB6 gene encoding zinc finger and BTB domain-containing protein 6, whose amino-acid sequence is MAADSEVLHFQFEQQGDAVLQKMNLLRQQNLFCDVSIYINDTEFQGHKVIFAACSTFMRDQFLLNQSRQVRITILQSAEVGRKLLLSCYTGALEVKRKELLKYLTAASYLQMVHIVEKCTEALSKYLEIDASMESGAQAAEGCHSSDAELRSGDEVLDKDCEIIEISEDSPENEEYPVKQEDGDVPHPEAQSLVSERKDTKSPEISTVEIGYKDDEICIFRMDSMNVANVENDHFPQPCTSSKTNLYFPETQHSLINSTVESRNTEMPGNHFQAFVGDNPEGTSSGVNSFQSLEDSGSSWRHQCPKCPRGFLHLENYLRHLKMHKLFLCLQCGKTFTQKKNLNRHIRGHMGIRPFQCMVCLKTFTAKSTLQDHLNIHSGDRPYKCHCCDMDFKHKSALKKHLTSVHGRSSSEKPNLNAITKVKIDYD